ATGTCATAAAATTTATCAATATTATATTGTTTAGCATAAGTATCTCAATTCTTATATAAATCCATAAATTCATCACTTGGCTTGTCAAACGAAACCCCGGTTGAATAACTATCCTTTAAAAAGTCTAAATATCACTTATCATTATAAGTTAATGTTCGTGATGTTTTTAAAGTCGGATTAATAAAATAATTTGTTTCTGATCAATTCTCAAAAAAGGTACTTCGTAAAAACATTGTATTAATAAAATCTGTTTCATTCATTCCTGTTGCTTGTTGCTTAACAGTATAATTTTGCTGATTTAATGGTTTAAACGCTGTTAAAGTAATAAAAGGAATTACTAGACTTAAAAAACCTAAAATAACTATTAGAGATAAAGATAACACTTTTTTCATACTAAACTACTCCTAACTATATAACGTTTTTGACACAATAAACCCAACAATATATAAACTTGATATTGTCAACATTAAGGGATGACTAAATAAAATTGCCATTTTACCAAACAATGAAAGTAACCAGGTATCTGAATTATACAAATCCATAATTATATTTTTGCTGACGTCAATTGGTTTATAATAACCGTAATAAAACCTGTCCCAAAAATAGCGATTGCTGCAACTAATAAAACTAATTTAATCATTATTTATTAATTCTTTTAAATGCAGCTTCACGAGTTTTAGCTTGCTTAGCTAAATTTGATAGCTGTTGTTTATTACGATTACTTTTAAACTGTTTACGTTCTTTAAAATGTTTTTGTAAACCTTGTTTAGTATCAGAAACACCACGAGCAGTTGCAGAATAAACATTTGAAACACTAGTTTGAACAGTTGAACCTAAATCATTATATTGTGTCGAAGTACCATGTATAGCATAAATTGATAATTTCACAACCATAAAAAATATAATAAAATAAGCAATAGTAGTATTTGTCATTGGTAATTTAGTATTCCAAATTACATCAAAAATAAACAAAAATATATCAAAAATAAATGCAAAAATCTTATCCCAATTACTATTTTCAGCTAACATATTAACCATTTTTATCACTTCCTTTTTCTTTTTTAGGTTTTAAATTCTTTTTAAGAATATCAATATCTAATAACTCTAAACGTTCTTTTATTGTTAAATCTTTAAGTTGGGTTCAATAATACTCTTTAGTAACAGGAACATCATCATTTTTTAAATCACGAACAAATGATAATCATTTACTTTCATATTTTTGGGCGATTTCTAATGGGATAATTATTTTAAAAAACCGAATTCCTAATCCAACATCAGATCTATGTTTTGCACGTTTACCTTCCGCTGTACGTTTGACAGATTCTGTTTTTCAAATTTCATAATCAGTAATATCTTGAAAAATACCAATTCGCATAATAAAGAATCTATTAAAAAAATTAATTCCTTTTTTAGTAATAGGTTTTTTAAGGGAAATAGGAATAATAATTCCACTAGCTAATTGACGGATATTATTTCAAAGCATACCTTCGCGTTGTGCAGTAAATAAAGCACGATGTCCAAAATGTCTTGCCAACACAATTCAAGGAATTTTGCCACGGTGAGTTACTTTTTCATCATGCGGGCTTGTCCCATCAATATACAAAAAACTCTCATCAAACAAAATTAAACTGTCATCAGGGGGAACTGCTTTTGTTCGATCAGTAAAGTCTAAATTTTTAAATGTTAAAACTTTAACTTTATCATCTTCTAATGGATAATTACTATAAATCTTATCTGTTAATAATTTCATTGTTTCTGATAAATAAGTTAAAAGTAATGTTTTTCCAGTTCCTAATTTACCAATAATAACTGACAACGGGTTATCTCAAACAAAATTTACTAAACGAAAAGCATTTAACTGATAAAAATATTTTTCATAATCACCAAATAAAATAAAGACATTGCAAAACAAATAATAATCAAAATATTAAACCAGTATAATTTAATGAAACAATTCAAATTAGCAGATCAATTAAACTAAATAAAACCATTGAACCACTAATATAACAATAATTTTTTAAGAAAAATATAAACTTTTTCATTTTACCTCCAATAGTTATTTATAATTAAACTAGTATTATTATGGTTTTCTCTCCCCACAAATCAAAAAGGAGAGTGAATAAAATATTTTTAGTATTTTTTATGAATACTACGGGCATTTACACCAATAATGCCCTATATATTATTATTTTTAGGTTCTAATCCTTTTGGAAAAGAATTATTCATATTAGATAAAATAATATGATTATTCAATACAATAGAAATTAATGACCTAACATTTATTTGATTTATTATTATTTCAGTTTTAATAGGAGCAGGAATAATAATCAAAAGAATAATATCAATATTTATATAAAAGTTTGTGGGGAGAGAAAACCATAATAACAACAAAATTTAATTACTTAAGACAACTAACTATTTTGAAAACCATTCACAACAAAAACCAAGTTAAAAATAAAATAACAATTCAAACACCAACCATAAGAGTTAAATATTCATTTTGAGTTAAATTTCAAGTTGTAATTTCTTCAACTTTAGATTTATCTATAAACAAAAAGACATGAACAAAAAACTCTTTTAATTTTTCTCAATCTTTTGCCATATTTAAAAACTTAAAATTTTTTGAATAACTTTAAAAAAAGTACCAAAAAATAAAATTATAAATAATACAAACGACAAAACATATAAAAATTCCGGAGCATTTGAACCAATAATATAACTTACAAACTGTACTCAATAATCATATAAACTCATCTTAATTTAAGTCTTCTCAATCATTAAATAATTCTTGTTCTTGTTCAACACTTCAGTTTGTTAAATTATCATTATTATTCTTTATTTTTATTTTTAGGTTCATCAGGATAAAGAGCTTTTTCATACGGGCAAAATAATTTTGTTTATATTGATCGTACAAATTTATCAATTCTGTTCCAGTTAAATATTTTCAAATATATCGTTTCAAATTTTCATCATATTTAAAAATAGGATAAGAATTATCATAAATCAAACCAATAGCTACTTGATTAGAATGTGCTTTACTAGGATAAATAAACCTATTACTCAACCAAAAACCAATATGTCGATTATGATTAGGCAAATTTATAAAGGAAGCTTTTTCTGTTGTAAAAACAATAAACTCTTTTAGAATAAAATAATTTGCTACATTAATATTTTTTTTATAAAAATTCACACAATCACCTTACTTTCACACATATAATTCATTTTTACTAGTATTAATACCTGCAAATCATTTACTTTCAATTATTTTACGAAAAGATTGAAAACCATTAAAATTTATAAATCATTCAATATCAATAGTCTTAATAATATTAAAAGGAGTAGGCGACTTATTATAATTTGGTTTCTGATACATTATTCAAATCAACTCGCTTTCGATTGCACTGCATAGAACAAACGTTTAACTTAAAATATAAACGACCAACAAATTTCCTATTTAAAATAGAGTAACAAATTTGACATTTCCTTTTAATAAAAAATATTCAAATTCCTAACATAATTTAACACCACCCTTATTAATACAATCTAAACTAGGACACAAAATCATACGACAAACAAAATTTTTATTTCTTTTGCCTTTTTCAACTTCCAATTTGCAAATATCACAACTATATTCTTGACACTCACACATAATTAATCTAACTCCTTAAAATTTGTAACAATTAGTTCTTGGCCAAGTTTTGGTTTTCTATTATGGCAATTACTAGAGCTATATACTCACTCAAATTCAGAAATATTAAATTCTTTAAACAACTCTTTAATGAATTCAGAATTATCAATACTTAAAATTCACTTTCCTTTAATCTTTAATATATTTTCTTTAAACTCTTGAAAATCAATTTTTGAATGCTTATATGGTTTTCCCTTATTGTAATAATATGGTGGGTCTAAATACCAAATAATATTTTCGTCATTACCATATTTATTAATAATATCTTTATAGTCTGAATTGAAAAATTTAATATCATATTTAGGATTAACCAATAGCTTTCTAACATTTTCAACCCTTTTTAATTTATTAATATTAAAATTTTGTTGTAATCTTTTATTTGTCCAAGTTCCTCATTCTTTACCATTGAAAGTTAAAGCATTTTTCATTAGAAACTTTTCTCCTTCATTTAAACAATAATCATCTAGCATTTTTCTTTCATTTCATTAATACTTTTTGAATTAGGATATGCTAGTTTTTCCAAATAGTCTAATTCAATAAAATGGATTCCTTGTTGTCAAAAATAAATTAAATCACTGTATAAATCATTGAAAATTACTTTTGTACATAACTGTTGATCTAACACATTTAAACCAACTGAAGCACCGCCACAAAATAGATCAATAAATATATTAAATTTACCCGGCAAAAATGATTTAATTTTATCAAAATGCTTTGCCTTTCCATCAGGTCAAGATAATGGGCTAATAAATTTCATAAGTTATTTAATCTTACTTTCCATTTCTTGCACAATATACTGATAAAAACTCATTTCTTTTCGAATAATATTAATCGATTCATGATGAATTTTATATTGATCTAATTGAATTAAAGTAGCTTGCATAGTTTTAATTTTCATTTTAATTTCATCTAACAAATCTTGCATAACTATTCCTCCAAACTTTCATATTTTGTGTTGTCTTTTAACATTCAATGTATTTTAGTACAAGCACCACAAGATTCTAAAAGTTCAAAATCACTTTTCTTTAATTGTTTTCATCTTTCTTATATAATTCATCAGTATAAATTGCGTTATCATACTTTAATTTTTCAATTTCTTTATCTTTTTCATCAAGTTTATTTTCATAAAAACTCTTTACTTTTTCTAAAATTTGTTCTGATCATTTTTAGAAAATACTTCATCTGCTTTGTATCCACTTAATTGTTCCTGATATTCTTTCAACATTTCATAAGTTGCCTTCAAAACATCTGGTGCCATATTATTAGGTCACTTTGTAAAATCTTGACCACAAACTGAAATTATTTGCTCGATACTATCTATAATTTTTTTCATAAAAATACTCCTTAAATTACTGTAATAACCAATGTTGTATTAATGTAACTTAGTATTGTTAAATAAACAATGTTAATAAACAATGTAATAAAAAACAAAAATACAAAATTGGCACACTGAAAAATACTATTAAACAAGTTAATAGTTAATATAAAATTAAATAATCACATAACAAAGCTAGTGTGCCTTAGCTAATGTACATGATCAAGAAAAATACTAGAATCCTTTAACCATAACTCTAAAGAAATTCAAAATCTTAACAATAACAAAAATGGCAAATGGAATTAAAATAATTCAAGCATCACCAAGAAATGCCATTAACTGTGGTAAAACCGCATAAACAGCTTCTTTAACTTTCATCATAGCTTGTCCAATACCACTTCACATAGAACCCATTCCATCAGAAATAGTAGGTGTATCTACTGCTAAAAAATTAATTGCTGTTGTTAAATAAATTCCCAACATTATTTTTTATCCTCCTTACTTTCAATTTCTTTCTTTTCTTTATTTTTTCCTCGAATTTGGCGAACTTTCTGATAAATTGACAAACCAATTCAAGCAAAAATACCTAGTAAAATAAGAATACTAAATATTCATGTTAACCATACTGGCATAACTTAACTCCTCCTAAAAATTAACCCCGCGACACGCTTCGCGTGTTCGCTACGCTCAAAATAAACTATATTGAATAAATTATCCGCGTAATTTATTAGCGGATAATTTATTCATTTTCTTTTACATTATTAATTACTATCTTATTTACAGTATTAATAACACTATCTT
This genomic window from Spiroplasma sp. SV19 contains:
- a CDS encoding DUF3627 domain-containing protein; translated protein: MNFYKKNINVANYFILKEFIVFTTEKASFINLPNHNRHIGFWLSNRFIYPSKAHSNQVAIGLIYDNSYPIFKYDENLKRYIWKYLTGTELINLYDQYKQNYFARMKKLFILMNLKIKIKNNNDNLTNWSVEQEQELFNDWEDLN
- a CDS encoding DNA adenine methylase, which codes for MKNALTFNGKEWGTWTNKRLQQNFNINKLKRVENVRKLLVNPKYDIKFFNSDYKDIINKYGNDENIIWYLDPPYYYNKGKPYKHSKIDFQEFKENILKIKGKWILSIDNSEFIKELFKEFNISEFEWVYSSSNCHNRKPKLGQELIVTNFKELD
- a CDS encoding DUF2649 family protein, giving the protein MAKDWEKLKEFFVHVFLFIDKSKVEEITTWNLTQNEYLTLMVGVWIVILFLTWFLLWMVFKIVSCLK
- a CDS encoding DNA adenine methylase encodes the protein MKFISPLSWPDGKAKHFDKIKSFLPGKFNIFIDLFCGGASVGLNVLDQQLCTKVIFNDLYSDLIYFWQQGIHFIELDYLEKLAYPNSKSINEMKEKC